ACTAGGGAATTAGAACAATTATACATCCACTGAATTATCTTTAGCTGAGGGGATCATGTAAATTTGAAGACCACTAATACTGCTGAGGAAAACAAGGCAAGTGGCAATGAATTCGCACCAGAATGCTAAACTTAAACCAGTGAATGTAATATAGTTCAATAACAGAACGGCAAAGGTCAACATGCCAATAGACATCATGAAGAAAGATAGTAGAGTCAGTTTCGAGCCAAAGGTCCACTTGCCTCTGGTGTAGTCATCTTGGCAAAGCTGAGAAGTGACTAGCATCTCCAAGCCAAACATTGCCAGCACCACAGCAAGAGTGACGGTAATCCGTGTGAAAACTAGGCCGGTGTATAAACCATCAACCTTAGCAACACTGATATCAACTGTACACTGAGCCTTCTGGTCAAACTCTAAAATGCAAAAATGCCAGAGTCCAAATATCTTCCCGTCTACAAGTAGCCAGTGACCATAGCAGACAGAAATGGAAGATAGAACAACTCCAATTGCTGTGCAGAGAATTATAAGAGTCTTGATGAGTGTATCTTGTATTGATCTTTCAGTCTTCCTGTGCAGAAGGCTCTGAACCTGTAAT
The Hemitrygon akajei chromosome 5, sHemAka1.3, whole genome shotgun sequence DNA segment above includes these coding regions:
- the tmem37 gene encoding voltage-dependent calcium channel gamma-like subunit — its product is MSFPSRQPRAITNGSFRKELGTACVFFSVVSKKEPSKQNIPSFLDHSSLIIKLDRLLDCCVVKFASSVLSSLSAPMMKTGLLVQIDDGKCDTHILTKVKMFINKQNECLLKVQSLLHRKTERSIQDTLIKTLIILCTAIGVVLSSISVCYGHWLLVDGKIFGLWHFCILEFDQKAQCTVDISVAKVDGLYTGLVFTRITVTLAVVLAMFGLEMLVTSQLCQDDYTRGKWTFGSKLTLLSFFMMSIGMLTFAVLLLNYITFTGLSLAFWCEFIATCLVFLSSISGLQIYMIPSAKDNSVDV